A genome region from Schistocerca nitens isolate TAMUIC-IGC-003100 chromosome 4, iqSchNite1.1, whole genome shotgun sequence includes the following:
- the LOC126252700 gene encoding uncharacterized PE-PGRS family protein PE_PGRS54-like translates to MCTQNAVEYEVARHLKHHVFDWAISQVGLLLRADKLEDDILRDSTEGEKHTVEAACTSVSLVAGHGGQGEKHTVEAACTSVSLVAGHGGQGEKHTVEAACTSVSLVAGHGGQGEKHTVEAACTSVSLVAGHGGQGEKHTVEATCTSVSLVVGHGGQGEKHTVEATCTSVSLVVGHGGQGKKHTVEAARISVSLVAGHGGQGEKHTVEAACTSVSLVAGHGGQGEKHTVEAACTSVSLVAGHGGQGEKHTVEAACTSVSLVAGHGGQGEKHTVEAACTSVSLVAGHGGQGEKHTVEAACTSVSLVAGHGGQGEKHTVEAACTSVSLVAGHGGQGEKHTVEAACTSVSLVAGHGGQGEKHTVEAACTSVSLVAGHGGQGEKHTVEAACTSVSLVAGHGGQGEKHTVEAACISVSLVAGHGGQGEKHTVEAACTSVSLVAGHGGQGEKHTVEAACTSVPLVAGHGGQGEKHTVEAACTSVSLVAGHGGQGEKHTVEAACTSVSLVAGHGGQGEKHTVEAACISVSLVAGHGGQGEKHTVEAACTSVSLVAGHGGQGEKHTVEAACTSVSLVAGHGGQGEKHTVEAACTSVSLVAGHGGQGEKHTVEAACTSVSLVAGHGGQGEKHTVEAACISVSLVAGHGGQGEKHTVEAACTSVSLVAGHGGQGEKHTVEAACTSVSLVVGHGGQGEKHTVEAARISVSLVAGHGGQGEKHTVEAACTSVSLVAGHGGQGEKHTVEAACTSVSLVAGHGGQGEKHTVEAACTSVSLVAGHGGQGQKHTVEAACTSVSLVAGHGGQGEKHTVEAACTSVSLVAGHGGQGEKHTVEAACTSVSLVAGHGGQGEKHTVEAACTSVSLVAGHGGQGEKHTVEAACTSVSLVAGHGGQGEKHTVEAACTSVSLVAGHGGQGEKHTVEAACTSVSLVAGHGGQGEKHTVEAACTSVSLVAGHGGQGEKHIVEAACTSVSLVAGHGGQGEKHTVEAACTSVSLVAGHGGQGEKHTVEAACTSVSLVAGHGGQGGKHTVEAACTSVSLVAGHGGQGEKHTVEAACTSVSLVAGHGGQGEKHTVEAACTSVSLVAGHGGQGEKHTVEAACTSVSLVAGHGGQGEKHTVEAACTSVSLVAGHGGQGEKHTVEATCTSVSLVVGHGGQGEKHTVEVTCTSVSLVVGHGGQGEKHTVEAARISVSLVAGHGGQGEKHTVEAACTSVSLVAGHGGQGEKHTVEAACTSVSLVAGHGGQGEKHTVEAACTSVSLVAGHGGQGEKHTVEAACTSVSLVAGHGGQGEKHTVEAACTSVSLVAGHGGQGEKHTVEAACTSVSLVAGHGGQGEKHTVEAACTSVSLVAGHGGQGEKHTVEAACTSVSLVAGHGGQGEKHTVEAACTSVSLVAGHGGQGEKHTVEAACTSVSLVAGHGGQGEKHTVEAACISVSLVAGHGGQGEKHTVEAACTSVSLVAGHGGQGEKHTVEAACTSVPLVAGHGGQGEKHTVEAACTSVSLVAGHGGQGEKHTVEAACTSVSLVAGHGGQGEKHTVEAACISVSLVAGHGGQGEKHTVEAACTSVSLVAGHGGQGEKHTVEAACTSVSLVAGHGGQGEKHTVEAACTSVSLVAGHGGQGEKHTVEAACTSVSLVAGHGGQGEKHTVEAACISVSLVAGHGGQGEKHTVEAACTSVSLVAGHGGQGEKHTVEAACTSVSLVVGHGGQGEKHTVEAARISVSLVAGHGGQGEKHTVEAACTSVSLVAGHGGQGEKHTVEAACTSVSLVAGHGGQGEKHTVEAACTSVSLVAGHGGQGEKHTVEAACTSVSLVAGHGGQGEKHTVEAACTSVSLVAGHGGQGEKHIVEAACTSVSLVAGHGGQGEKHTVEAACTSVSLVAGHGGQGEKHTVEAACTSVSLVAGHGGQGEKHTVKAACTSVSLVAGHGGQGEKHTVEAACTSVSLVAGHGGQGEKHTVEAACTSVSLVAGHGGQGEKHTVEAACTSVSLVAGHGGQGEKHTVEAACTSVSLVAGHGGQGEKHTVEAACTSVSLVAGHGGQGEKHTVEAACTSVSLVAGHGGQGEKHTVEAACTSVSLVAGHGGQGEKHTVEAACTSVSLVAGHGGQGEKHTVEAACTSVSLVAGHGGQGEKHTVEAACPG, encoded by the coding sequence ggcgagaaacatacagtggaagcggcctgtacatctgtgtcattggtggctggtcatggtggacagggcgagaaacatacagtggaagcggcctgtacatctgtgtcattggtggctggtcatggtggacagggcgagaaacatacagtggaagcggcctgtacatctgtgtcattggtggctggtcatggtggacagggcgagaaacatacagtggaagcggcctgtacatctgtgtcattggtggctggtcatggtggacagggcgagaaacatacagtggaagcgacctgtacatctgtgtcattggtggttggtcatggtggacagggcgagaaacatacagtggaagcgacctgtacatctgtgtcattggtggttggtcatggtggacagggcaagaaacatacagtggaagcggcccgtatatctgtgtcattggtggctggtcatggtggacagggcgagaaacatacagtggaagcggcctgtacatctgtgtcattggtggctggtcatggtggacagggcgagaaacatacagtggaagcggcctgtacatctgtgtcattggtggctggtcatggtggacagggcgagaaacatacagtggaagcggcctgtacatctgtgtcattggtggctggtcatggtggacagggcgagaaacatacagtggaagcggcctgtacatctgtgtcattggtggctggtcatggtggacagggcgagaaacatacagtggaagcggcctgtacatctgtgtcattggtggctggtcatggtggacagggcgagaaacatacagtggaagcggcctgtacatctgtgtcattggtggctggtcatggtggacagggcgagaaacatacagtggaagcggcctgtacatctgtgtcattggtggctggtcatgggggacagggcgagaaacatacagtggaagcggcctgtacatctgtgtcattggtggctggtcatggtggacagggcgagaaacatacagtggaagcggcctgtacatctgtgtcattggtggctggtcatggtggacagggcgagaaacatacagtggaagcggcctgtatatctgtgtcattggtggctggtcatggtggacagggcgagaaacatacagtggaagcggcctgtacatctgtgtcattggtggctggtcatggtggacagggcgagaaacatacagtggaagcggcctgtacatctgtgccattggtggctggtcatgggggacagggcgagaaacatacagtggaagcggcctgtacatctgtgtcattggtggctggtcatggtggacagggcgagaaacatacagtggaagcggcctgtacatctgtgtcattggtggctggtcatggtggacagggcgagaaacatacagtggaagcggcctgtatatctgtgtcattggtggctggtcatggtggacagggcgagaaacatacagtggaagcggcctgtacatctgtgtcattggtggctggtcatggtggacagggcgagaaacatacagtggaagcggcctgtacatctgtgtcattggtggctggtcatggtggacagggcgagaaacatacagtggaagcggcctgtacatctgtgtcattggtggctggtcatggtggacagggcgagaaacatacagtggaagcggcctgtacatctgtgtcattggtggctggtcatggtggacagggcgagaaacatacagtggaagcggcctgtatatctgtgtcattggtggctggtcatggtggacagggcgagaaacatacagtggaagcggcctgtacatctgtgtcattggtggctggtcatggtggacagggcgagaaacatacagtggaagcggcctgtacatctgtgtcattggtggttggtcatggtggacagggcgagaaacatacagtggaagcggcccgtatatctgtgtcattggtggctggtcatggtggacagggcgagaaacatacagtggaagcggcctgtacatctgtgtcattggtggctggtcatggtggacagggcgagaaacatacagtggaagcggcctgtacatctgtgtcattggtggctggtcatggtggacagggcgagaaacatacagtggaagcggcctgtacatctgtgtcattggtggctggtcatggtggacagggccagaaacatacagtggaagcggcctgtacatctgtgtcattggtggctggtcatggtggacagggcgagaaacatacagtggaagcggcctgtacatctgtgtcattggtggctggtcatggtggacagggcgagaaacatacagtggaagcggcctgtacatctgtgtcattggtggctggtcatggtggacagggcgagaaacatacagtggaagcggcctgtacatctgtgtcattggtggctggtcatggtggacagggcgagaaacatacagtggaagcggcctgtacatctgtgtcattggtggctggtcatggtggacagggcgagaaacatacagtggaagcggcctgtacatctgtgtcattggtggctggtcatggtggacagggcgagaaacatacagtggaagcggcctgtacatctgtgtcattggtggctggtcatggtggacagggcgagaaacatacagtggaagcggcctgtacatctgtgtcattggtggctggtcatggtggacagggcgagaaacatatagtggaagcggcctgtacatctgtgtcattggtggctggtcatggtggacagggcgagaaacatacagtggaagcggcctgtacatctgtgtcattggtggctggtcatggtggacagggcgagaaacatacagtggaagcggcctgtacatctgtgtcattggtggctggtcatggtggacagggcgggaaacatacagtggaagcggcctgtacatctgtgtcattggtggctggtcatggtggacagggcgagaaacatacagtggaagcggcctgtacatctgtgtcattggtggctggtcatggtggacagggcgagaaacatacagtggaagcggcctgtacatctgtgtcattggtggctggtcatggtggacagggcgagaaacatacagtggaagcggcctgtacatctgtgtcattggtggctggtcatggtggacagggcgagaaacatacagtggaagcggcctgtacatctgtgtcattggtggctggtcatggtggacagggcgagaaacatacagtggaagcgacctgtacatctgtgtcattggtggttggtcatggtggacagggcgagaaacatacagtggaagtgacctgtacatctgtgtcattggtggttggtcatggtggacagggcgagaaacatacagtggaagcggcccgtatatctgtgtcattggtggctggtcatggtggacagggcgagaaacatacagtggaagcggcctgtacatctgtgtcattggtggctggtcatggtggacagggcgagaaacatacagtggaagcggcctgtacatctgtgtcattggtggctggtcatggtggacagggcgagaaacatacagtggaagcggcctgtacatctgtgtcattggtggctggtcatggtggacagggcgagaaacatacagtggaagcggcctgtacatctgtgtcattggtggctggtcatggtggacagggcgagaaacatacagtggaagcggcctgtacatctgtgtcattggtggctggtcatggtggacagggcgagaaacatacagtggaagcggcctgtacatctgtgtcattggtggctggtcatggtggacagggcgagaaacatacagtggaagcggcctgtacatctgtgtcattggtggctggtcatggtggacagggcgagaaacatacagtggaagcggcctgtacatctgtgtcattggtggctggtcatgggggacagggcgagaaacatacagtggaagcggcctgtacatctgtgtcattggtggctggtcatggtggacagggcgagaaacatacagtggaagcggcctgtacatctgtgtcattggtggctggtcatggtggacagggcgagaaacatacagtggaagcggcctgtatatctgtgtcattggtggctggtcatggtggacagggcgagaaacatacagtggaagcggcctgtacatctgtgtcattggtggctggtcatggtggacagggcgagaaacatacagtggaagcggcctgtacatctgtgccattggtggctggtcatgggggacagggcgagaaacatacagtggaagcggcctgtacatctgtgtcattggtggctggtcatggtggacagggcgagaaacatacagtggaagcggcctgtacatctgtgtcattggtggctggtcatggtggacagggcgagaaacatacagtggaagcggcctgtatatctgtgtcattggtggctggtcatggtggacagggcgagaaacatacagtggaagcggcctgtacatctgtgtcattggtggctggtcatggtggacagggcgagaaacatacagtggaagcggcctgtacatctgtgtcattggtggctggtcatgggggacagggcgagaaacatacagtggaagcggcctgtacatctgtgtcattggtggctggtcatggtggacagggcgagaaacatacagtggaagcggcctgtacatctgtgtcattggtggctggtcatggtggacagggcgagaaacatacagtggaagcggcctgtatatctgtgtcattggtggctggtcatggtggacagggcgagaaacatacagtggaagcggcctgtacatctgtgtcattggtggctggtcatggtggacagggcgagaaacatacagtggaagcggcctgtacatctgtgtcattggtggttggtcatggtggacagggcgagaaacatacagtggaagcggcccgtatatctgtgtcattggtggctggtcatggtggacagggcgagaaacatacagtggaagcggcctgtacatctgtgtcattggtggctggtcatggtggacagggcgagaaacatacagtggaagcggcctgtacatctgtgtcattggtggctggtcatggtggacagggcgagaaacatacagtggaagcggcctgtacatctgtgtcattggtggctggtcatggtggacagggcgagaaacatacagtggaagcggcctgtacatctgtgtcattggtggctggtcatggtggacagggcgagaaacatacagtggaagcggcctgtacatctgtgtcattggtggctggtcatggtggacagggcgagaaacatatagtggaagcggcctgtacatctgtgtcattggtggctggtcatggtggacagggcgagaaacatacagtggaagcggcctgtacatctgtgtcattggtggctggtcatggtggacagggcgagaaacatacagtggaagcggcctgtacatctgtgtcattggtggctggtcatggtggacagggcgagaaacatacagtgaaagcggcctgtacatctgtgtcattggtggctggtcatggtggacagggcgagaaacatacagtggaagcggcctgtacatctgtgtcattggtggctggtcatggtggacagggcgagaaacatacagtggaagcggcctgtacatctgtgtcattggtggctggtcatggtggacagggcgagaaacatacagtggaagcggcctgtacatctgtgtcattggtggctggtcatggtggacagggcgagaaacatacagtggaagcggcctgtacatctgtgtcattggtggctggtcatggtggacagggcgagaaacatacagtggaagcggcctgtacatctgtgtcattggtggctggtcatggtggacagggcgagaaacatacagtggaagcggcctgtacatctgtgtcattggtggctggtcatggtggacagggcgagaaacatacagtggaagcggcctgtacatctgtgtcattggtggctggtcatggtggacagggcgagaaacatacagtggaagcggcctgtacatctgtgtcattggtggctggtcatggtggacagggcgagaaacatacagtggaagcggcctgtacatctgtgtcattggtggctggtcatggtggacagggcgagaaacatacagtggaagcggcctgtCCTGGCTGA